From the genome of Bicyclus anynana chromosome 20, ilBicAnyn1.1, whole genome shotgun sequence, one region includes:
- the LOC112052875 gene encoding mucin-3A, with the protein MNGVQLCLLALATLTLLLSVAAHRPHRRRSLVAQAQNLPVSKGGWRPVVGSGGLLYGSLNTAPLHAPYKIPVSGLEMYHSSARPLIARDVNKLTSIAQSYRPTTLRTVPVTSHLPPNQPINSYLNPFALPNNLNHYKFLQNYPIDSMLFRNPPQTYSARPVKTKQKQQYHNILQQFSNVQPIQYGQYNIPLDMYGKIDYPRQDTKRPQSAETEIFKPEVYKLPDSETASQFNAKPVKTVQQQTMTSKLPINQYGHPFQDNVYNMQQFPSFLGTFGSFGLQSVKGRDHLHPNTKTTYLPPQPTKQTIFNSFSYSPNFKTTSALFSSTTPKIQTTQNHLIFGSTFNDLGNVPTPQTKVVSPLKIDPNGSKNYFKASPQDPFIKNFHNFDYNKITTYNPPIIQSTTQSAFNDYYQSQNYDDPETVNINYDKTKQKLSDNVGLTQQVSQQYANAPGLFDLQNSFNALSHRPTYAVVENVSEDINTETPAWTVTPQSHGNNQKLEETVTKPENTNNIFEKPTTTNPDSADEYAIVTESDKGYENGFNYESHIDTQSRRPLGDDFEPIGKTKLKEYYYKVSTPTYDHKTYRRTKKPNESQKQDVTTQITNNISIKDINDAAIETLPTLPPNLHFKRPSTSEPLVDKDKIRKRNKIRRRRPINRNKEETTTRRDASTEASTTIAEEIPTIRPRVRPIKTRTESSLTTPTVTTDLTTSALPTTSATKPTVIRKKLLGHRRPLTTPSEKIDTTTQATKVLDQSKESPIMKISSRIQSTKLPTNNNEQKTSEIPDYSHKQDEKDTPTSDVSVSLNDNLNEFSFHRDVRPVGIKESTTESIKQTESTTIARTESDSRTTGKIQRPRLKNKLDRPKFSVKDYRNRLNSTTSTTEKVEENTPKARHAPRKNPYSELLFTDVETTTERKKFTPKEPRYKLNKTEINEQEIHSRHNGRVKQAESEVTTQKISSRIRIGQRRPKPTEDATETTSPTTVHSKRPQRKKIPDSEIGQSVQDITVTETANNDHKNDITSERTRSESAIMKIADKKHQDHIERLFEHSKRVSDLTLAASKDYNTPGMFKTLSSNSRRIPSYFTIATDDPILPIEAFFPQLNQKKES; encoded by the exons GGGTGCAGCTCTGCCTGCTGGCGCTGGCAACACTAACGCTGCTGCTGTCGGTCGCGGCTCACAGACCTCATCGGAGACGATCTTTAGTGGCACAAGCTCAA AATTTGCCAGTGTCCAAAGGCGGCTGGCGGCCCGTCGTCGGTTCTGGTGGACTCCTCTACGGTTCACTGAACACAGCGCCCCTACATGCGCCGTACAAGATACCTGTCTCGGGTCTAGAGATGTACCATTCCTCAGCGAGACCCCTAATAGCTAGAGACGTGAACAAACTGACATCGATAGCTCAATCGTACCGCCCCACAACACTACGAACTGTGCCAGTAACATCCCACTTACCTCCGAACCAACCAATAAATTCATACCTCAATCCATTCGCTTTGCCGAACAACCTAAACCATTACAAATTCCTCCAAAACTATCCAATAGATAGTATGCTTTTCCGGAACCCCCCACAAACGTATTCGGCTCGTCCTGTGAAGACAAAACAGAAGCAACAATACCACAACATATTGCAACAGTTTTCAAACGTTCAGCCGATCCAATACGGTCAGTACAATATACCTTTGGACATGTATGGGAAGATAGATTACCCAAGACAGGACACGAAGCGGCCGCAGTCCGCAGAAACCGAGATCTTCAAACCAGAAGTTTACAAGTTACCAGACAGCGAAACAGCTTCTCAGTTCAACGCAAAGCCTGTGAAGACAGTCCAGCAACAAACTATGACGTCGAAACTACCCATCAATCAATATGGACATCCATTCCAAGATAATGTGTACAACATGCAACAATTCCCGAGTTTTTTAG GTACTTTCGGATCCTTTGGCCTACAATCCGTAAAAGGAAGAGACCATTTGCATCCAAACACAAAAACGACATATTTACCCCCACAGCCGACTAAGCAGACAATTTTCAACTCGTTTAGCTATTCGCCGAATTTCAAAACTACATCAGCTTTGTTTTCTTCAACCACCCCCAAGATACAAACTACGCAAAACCATTTGATCTTTGGTTCCACGTTCAATGATTTAGGTAATGTGCCTACACCACAAACAAAAGTAGTCTCACCGTTAAAAATTGATCCCAATGGAAGTAAAAACTACTTTAAAGCCAGTCCCCAAGACCCGTTCATCAAGAATTTCCACAACTTCGACTATAATAAGATAACCACTTATAATCCCCCAATCATACAAAGTACAACACAAAGTGCGTTTAACGACTACTACCAATCACAAAACTACGACGATCCCGAAACTGTCAACATTAACTATGATAAAACGAAGCAAAAGTTATCTGACAACGTCGGTCTAACGCAACAAGTTTCCCAACAATACGCCAATGCTCCAGGATTATTTGATTTACAAAACTCATTCAATGCTCTATCACATCGCCCAACATACGCAGTCGTGGAAAATGTATCAGAAGATATAAACACGGAAACACCGGCATGGACTGTAACTCCACAATCTCATGGTAACAATCAGAAACTTGAAGAAACGGTTACAAAACCTGAGAATACCAACAACATTTTCGAAAAACCAACAACCACAAATCCTGATTCCGCAGATGAGTACGCCATTGTTACTGAAAGCGATAAAGGTTATGAAAATGGCTTCAATTACGAAAGTCACATAGACACACAGAGCAGACGACCTCTGGGCGATGACTTTGAACCAATAGGAAAGACTAAATTAAAGGAATACTATTACAAAGTGTCTACGCCAACATATGACCACAAAACTTACAGACGGACGAAAAAGCCCAATGAATCGCAGAAACAAGATGTAACaacacaaattacaaataatataagtataaaagatATTAACGACGCAGCGATTGAAACATTACCTACGCTGCCTCCCAATCTACACTTTAAACGCCCTAGCACTTCTGAACCTTTAGTAGATAAggataaaattagaaaaaggaATAAAATCAGAAGACGTCGTCCTATAAACCGAAACAAAGAAGAGACAACCACCCGCAGAGATGCATCTACAGAGGCTTCCACTACTATTGCAGAGGAAATTCCTACTATACGACCACGGGTAAGGCCTATCAAGACAAGAACTGAATCGAGCCTGACTACTCCGACTGTAACTACAGACTTAACTACAAGTGCATTACCAACCACGTCCGCAACAAAACCCACGGTCATTAGGAAAAAGCTACTCGGTCACCGACGTCCTCTAACTACTCCTTCAGAGAAAATCGATACAACAACACAAGCTACAAAAGTACTTGATCAAAGTAAAGAGTCTCCAATAATGAAAATATCTTCTCGTATACAATCAACTAAATTACCAACGAATAATAATGAACAGAAAACCAGCGAAATTCCAGATTATAGTCATAAACAGGACGAAAAGGATACACCAACAAGTGACGTCTCCGTAAGCCTAAACGATAACTTAAATGAGTTTTCATTCCACAGAGATGTAAGACCTGTAGGAATCAAAGAATCTACCACAGAATCTATTAAACAAACTGAATCAACAACTATCGCACGCACAGAATCGGATTCGCGAACAACGGGAAAAATACAAAGACCAAGGctcaaaaataaattggatAGACCCAAATTCAGCGTCAAAGATTATAGAAATCGTCTGAACTCAACTACAAGTACTACGGAGAAAGTAGAAGAAAATACACCAAAAGCAAGACATGCACCAAGAAAGAATCCTTACAGCGAGTTACTTTTTACCGACGTCGAAACAACAACTGAGAGAAAGAAGTTCACACCCAAAGAACCAAGATACAAATTAAACAAGACAGAAATCAACGAACAGGAAATTCATTCGAGACATAATGGGCGAGTCAAACAGGCAGAGAGCGAAGTAACGACTCAAAAGATTTCATCTAGAATCCGAATTGGTCAGAGACGGCCGAAACCTACAGAAGACGCTACTGAAACGACAAGTCCTACAACAGTACACAGTAAAAGGCCTCAGAGAAAGAAGATTCCAGATTCAGAAATTGGACAATCAGTACAAGATATAACAGTTACAGAAACAGCAAAcaatgatcacaaaaacgataTCACATCAGAAAGAACGCGTTCTGAAAGTGCAATAATGAAAATAGCAGACAAGAAACATCAAGATCACATAGAACGCCTCTTCGAGCATTCAAAGCGAGTATCAGATTTAACTTTAGCAGCTAGTAAAGACTACAACACCCCTGGAATGTTTAAAACTCTTTCGTCAAACAGCAGAAGGATACCAAGTTATTTCACAATAGCTACAGATGACCCTATACTTCCAATAGAAGCTTTCTTCCCTCAGCTTAACCAAAAGAAGGAATCATAA
- the LOC112052874 gene encoding activating signal cointegrator 1 — translation MEEWISEGLCKILDFEIPEDLIKYILSIQNEKDLNEYLKTLLDFDNSQHKNFYLELTKKLFPNKGNSQTKQQKKKISKNKQQQDFISEQTPVTQHVKTDEESKSKKKTKFVNLYSQEGKNAQVVLLKGRHHCDCQALKHDLINNCLQCGRVVCKQEGSGPCLFCGNLVCTPNEQREINAKTKSSAKLMETLMERSRPKGWEAAISQRNRLLEYDRTSERRTRVTDDDSDYFSANSVWLSSGERDKLQQYQQTLHDKKHASRRNKKMTFDFGGRQIIEDNSIEHEVDEERIRQITSTGGATSDPQILRPDMFAHSLADRDVAPGVNAPLLQFDESVNQESQGYSSAVRSSWNQHSRIQDLELQEMSDSGKCLSMHQPWASLLVEGIKRHEGRTWYTSHRGRLWIASTAKPPDHSVVSAVENQYRVLRPDEQHKFPTFYPTGCLLGCVNVDDCLPQEEYAKKYADTDESDSPYVFICSNPISLRLRFPVKGQHKIYSLDKSIHQAALKSIQKTSKMQAEEANAG, via the exons atggAGGAATGGATAAGTGAAGGATTATGTAAAATATTGGACTTCGAAATTCCTGAAGATTTAATAAA ATATATTTTGTCAATACAAAATGAAAAGGACTTAAATGAGTATCTAAAAACATTACTCGATTTCGATAATTCACAGCATAAAAACTTTTACTTGGAGTTGACTAAGAAGCTGTTTCCCAATAAAG GAAATTCCCAAACAAAGcaacaaaagaaaaagatatcaaaaaataaacaacaacaggATTTCATAAGTGAACAGACGCCTGTTACACAACATGTGAAAACTGATGAGGAGTCTAAGTCtaagaaaaaaactaaatttgtcAACCTCTATTCTCAAGAAGGGAAGAACGCTCAAGTTGTTCTATTGAAAG GTAGACATCACTGCGATTGTCAAGCATTGAAGCATGATTTGATAAACAACTGTCTCCAATGTGGCAGAGTTGTTTGCAAGCAAGAAGGTTCCGGGCCCTGCTTGTTTTGTGGGAATCTG gtATGCACTCCAAATGAGCAAAGAGAAATAAATGCTAAAACCAAGTCGAGCGCCAAGCTCATGGAGACTCTGATGGAGAGGAGCAGACCTAAGGGCTGGGAGGCTGCCATATCACAGAGAAACAGGCTACTAGAATATGACCGCACTAG CGAGCGACGCACGCGCGTGACGGACGACGACAGCGACTACTTCAGCGCCAACAGCGTGTGGCTGAGCTCGGGCGAGCGCGACAAGCTGCAGCAGTACCAGCAGACGCTGCACGACAAGAAGCACGCGTCCAGGCGCAACAAGAAGATGACCTTCGACTTTGGTG GTCGTCAGATCATAGAAGACAACTCAATAGAGCACGAGGTGGATGAAGAGCGCATACGGCAGATAACGTCAACCGGTGGCGCGACTAGTGACCCGCAGATACTGCGGCCGGATATGTTCGCCCACTCGTTGGCTGACCGCGATGTCGCTCCGGGTGTCAACGCTCCTTTACTgcag TTTGACGAGTCAGTGAACCAGGAGAGCCAAGGCTACTCCTCAGCGGTGAGGTCTTCCTGGAATCAGCACTCTCGCATCCAAGACCTGGAGCTGCAAGAGATGAGCGACTCCGGCAAGTGTCTTTCCATGCACCAACCATGGGCTTCCTTGCTGGTTGAGGGCATCAAAAG GCACGAGGGTCGAACCTGGTACACCAGCCACCGCGGCCGCCTGTGGATTGCTTCAACCGCCAAACCACCGGACCACAGCGTCGTGAGCGCCGTTGAGAACCAGTACAGAGTGCTGCGACCAG ATGAGCAGCACAAGTTTCCAACGTTCTATCCGACGGGGTGTTTGTTGGGCTGCGTCAACGTCGACGACTGCTTGCCGCAGGAGGAGTATGCGAAGAA ATACGCAGACACGGATGAGAGCGACAGTCCCTACGTGTTCATTTGTTCGAACCCCATCAGTCTGAGGCTGCGGTTCCCTGTCAAGGGACAACATAAGATTT ATTCCTTGGATAAGAGTATTCATCAAGCAGCATTGAAATCCATTCAGAAAACATCAAAAATGCAAGCTGAAGAAGCTAATGCTggttaa